Proteins encoded together in one Streptomyces sp. TLI_171 window:
- a CDS encoding glycoside hydrolase family 3 N-terminal domain-containing protein translates to MARHTAAWVRGLQQGGAAACAKHFPGHGDTVVDSHLGLPTVTADLANWNASPSRRSGPQRRPGTGRDDRPHPAARPRPGPPGDGQPAHPHRPAPPPARLSTGWW, encoded by the coding sequence GTGGCCCGGCACACCGCCGCGTGGGTGCGCGGCCTCCAGCAGGGCGGCGCCGCCGCCTGCGCCAAGCACTTCCCCGGGCACGGCGACACCGTGGTCGACTCCCACCTCGGCCTGCCGACCGTCACCGCGGACCTCGCGAACTGGAACGCGTCGCCCTCCCGCCGTTCCGGGCCGCAGCGGCGGCCGGGCACGGGCCGTGATGACCGCCCACATCCTGCTGCCCGCCCTCGACCCGGACCACCCGGCGACGGTCAGCCCGCGCATCCTCACCGGCCTGCTCCGCCACCGGCTCGGCTTTCGACGGGCTGGTGGTGA